The following are encoded together in the Diachasmimorpha longicaudata isolate KC_UGA_2023 chromosome 3, iyDiaLong2, whole genome shotgun sequence genome:
- the LOC135160940 gene encoding neuropathy target esterase sws isoform X2, producing the protein MEVVELFNHLSTNVGSYTIAPWFYQLLSGYDIPRNVLIISTVIVVLFITVLLSFLRKWKNKELLVKEVKEFVGVGSGKPRFRKRDKVLFYGRKMLRKVKSISGQVHPTGQGKKRRAVMRFARRLLQLKKETVPQQLKVLEPPAEYLEEDLGPGDRVPPDALYILQSIRVFGHFEKPVFLKLCKHTEIMNLPAGSALFKIGDPDENVFIVQQGLVNVYINGVDGSQVPLKLVKTGESVTSLLSFTDVLTGHTSTYKTVSARAVEDSVVVKLPMSAFQEVFQDHPDAFIRVIQVIMVRLQRVTFTALHQYLGLSAELVNPGAHRKKHSPFSGSPVRSRGKENFSIQVNNDGTSYSTSNEGHDGSEVSAQGSHPLNIGGLKRTKNNLDWKLLTSAQLPVSHTTTPDMVPECDAHWSPLLPSSHSSHPPSHHSSHSGPDVMHTSTSSGFPRKKSTNEPPPPFDEAHLVQIATEAFVKELGLEDDSVLKEKVQIREVPAGTYLMKEESHKDVALVYVVSGTLLVSQKGAEGSTTHEEIHMFSAHQGEIVGGLAVLTGEPSFYTIRAKHPSRIALLSKQTFFSIMRDTPTVVLHVANTVVRRLSPFVRQVDFALDWLFLESGRAVYRQGDESDSTFIVLSGRLRSVITHANGKKELVAEYGKGDLVGIVEMVTQTPRSTTVMAVRDSELAKLPEGLFNVIKLRYPIVVTRLINLLGHRILGTWKQVQSPVTSSQRATVDARPAQVNFSTVAIVPVSEDVPLTAFTYELYHSLCAIGPCLRLTSEVVRKSLGTSIMEPPNEYRLTSWLAQQEDQHRISLYQCDSTYTAWTQRCVRQADCILIVGLGDRPPSLGRTEREVERLAMRTQKELVLLHKEQSGQRPSNTVQWLNMRSWVSSHFHIQCPKRMFTRRSQYRINELYSKVLMSEPNVHSDFSRLARWLTGTSVGLVLGGGGARGAAHVGMLKAILEAGIPIDMIGGVSIGSFMGALWCMEKNITTTTQKAREWSKKMTQWWRQIMDLTYPMTSMFSGKDFNKTIHATFGDTYIEDLWLPFFIITTDITASCMRTHTHGLLWKYVRSSMTVAGVFPPICDPHDGHLLVDGCYVNNVPADVMLRHGAHHILAIDVGSQDDTDLTNYGDSLSGWWLLWKRWNPFAVPVKVPNLPDIQSRLAYVSCVRQLEEVKSSDYCEYIRPPIDKYKTLQFANFDEIKDVGYHHGKTYFEGQSKAGVLPRFNADRETARALREKHKSGNPETSSYTFTDLAQMVCKVSRGNRYGDLDDTDSDEFEEYEADLEEDAQEVGYASEPTAGILDQSPDDSRLRRRAGVSLSLSDTEAESELEYNPKLF; encoded by the exons ATGGAG gttGTGGAGTTATTTAATCACCTAAGCACAAACGTCGGATCCTACACGATCGCACCATGGTTCTATCAACTGCTGTCCGGCTACGACATACCCAGAAACGTCCTGATAATTTCTACAGTGATAGTAGTTCTCTTCATAACAGTTCTACTCTCATTTCTCCGAAAATGGAAGAACAAAGAGCTCCTTGTGAAGGAAGTGAAGGAGTTTGTCGGGGTAGGAAGTGGAAAGCCAAGGTTCCGTAAAAGGGACAAGGTTCTGTTCTATGGTAGAAAAATGCTTCGCAAGGTGAAGTCAATAAGTGGGCAGGTGCATCCAACGGGTCAGGGTAAGAAGCGACGTGCAGTTATGAGATTTGCTAGGAGATTGCTACAGCTTAAGAAGGAAACAGTACCACAACAGCTCAAGGTACTGGAGCCACCAGCTGAGTACTTGGAGGAAGATCTTGGTCCTGGTGATAGAGTACCTCCAGATGCTCTTTACATTCTCCAAAGTATTCGAGTTTTTGGACACTTTGAGAAGCCTGTATTTCTGAAATTATGCAAACACACTGAGATTATGAATTTACCAGCTGGTTCAGCTTTGTTTAAAATTGGAGATCCCgatgaaaatgttttcattgtaCAGCAAGGATTGGTTAATGTCTACATCAATGGAGTTGATGGCTCTCAGGTGCCACTGAAACTCGTTAAAACTGGAGAATCGGTGACGAGTCTTCTCAGTTTTACTGATGTCCTCACTGGGCACACCAGCACCTACAAAACAGTATCAGCCAGGGCTGTTGAGGATTCGGTGGTTGTTAAATTACCGATGAGTGCATTTCAAGAAGTTTTTCAGGATCATCCCGATGCTTTCATTCGGGTTATTCAGGTCATCATGGTAAGGCTGCAGAGGGTTACGTTTACCGCTCTTCATCAGTACTTGGGACTGTCTGCTGAACTGGTCAACCCAGGCGCGCATCGGAAGAAGCACAGCCCTTTCTCAGGATCACCTGTGAGGTCTAGGGGAAaggagaatttttccattcaagtGAATAATGATGGGACTTCTTATTCGACTTCTAATGAGGGGCATGATGGAAGTGAAGTTAGTGCTCAAGGCTCACATCCTCTCAATATTGGAGGATTGAAAAG AACGAAAAACAACCTGGACTGGAAACTCCTGACGTCGGCCCAACTCCCAGTGAGTCACACAACCACTCCAGACATGGTACCAGAGTGTGACGCTCACTGGTCGCCGTTGCTCCCCTCCAGCCACTCCTCTCATCCCCCAAGTCACCACAGCAGCCACAGTGGCCCCGACGTGATGCACACCAGCACCTCCTCAGGtttcccccgaaaaaaatcgacgaacGAGCCTCCACCCCCATTTGACGAGGCCCACCTTGTTCAAATAGCAACTGAGGCATTCGTCAAAGAGCTTGGACTAGAAGACGACTCAGTCTTGAAAGAAAAGGTTCAAATACGAGAGGTGCCAGCTGGTACTTACCTCATGAAAGAGGAATCCCACAAGGACGTTGCCCTAGTTTACGTGGTCTCAGGCACATTGCTAGTCTCTCAAAAAGGTGCTGAAGGTAGTACAACCCACGAGGAGATCCACATGTTCAGTGCCCATCAGGGAGAGATAGTGGGTGGTCTTGCAGTTCTTACAGGTGAACCCTCGTTCTACACAATCAGAGCTAAACATCCCAGCAGAATAGCTCTCCTGAGCAAGCAGACCTTCTTTTCAATTATGAGAGATACACCAACAGTTGTACTTCACGTTGCCAATACAGTTGTTAGACGGTTGAGTCCCTTCGTTCGTCAAGTTGATTTCGCTCTGGACTGGCTCTTCCTGGAGAGTGGTCGAGCTGTTTATCGTCAAGGGGACGAATCAGATTCCACATTCATTGTTCTCAGTGGACGTCTGAGGTCTGTTATCACTCatgcaaatggaaaaaaagagCTTGTTGCTGAGTATGGCAAGGGGGACTTGGTGGGGATCGTTGAAATGGTGACACAGACCCCTAGATCAACCACTGTAATGGCAGTTCGTGATTCAGAGCTTGCAAAACTCCCGGAAGGACTCTTCAATGTTATTAAATTGCGGTATCCTATTGTTGTGacgagattaattaatttattggggCACAGGATATTAGGAACTTGGAAACAGGTACAGAGCCCTGTCACCAGCAGTCAGAGGGCAACTGTCGATGCTAGACCAGCGCAAGTTAATTTTTCCACCGTTGCTATTGTTCCTGTCTCTGAGGATGTACCTTTGACTGCTTTTACGTATGAATTATATCACTCTCTCTGTGCCATTGGACCTTGTTTGAGACTGACGTCTGAAGTCGTGAGGAAGAGCCTGGGGACCAGCATCATGGAGCCTCCCAATGAGTATAGACTTACGTCTTGGCTAGCACAACAGGAGGACCAGCACAGGATATCCCTTTATCAGTGTGATTCCACGTACACAGCCTGGACTCAGAGATGTGTCAGACAGGCTGATTGCATTCTCATTGTCGGACTTGGGGACAGACCTCCTAGTCTCGGCAGGACCGAGAGGGAGGTGGAGAGATTGGCCATGAGGACTCAGAAGGAACTTGTACTCCTCCACAAAGAGCAGAGTGGACAGAGACCTTCGAATACTGTTCAGTGGCTGAATATGAGGAGTTGGGTTTCTAGTCATTTTCATATTCAGTGTCCGAAGAGGATGTTCACTAGGAGATCGCAGTATAGAATT aatgAACTTTATTCAAAGGTCCTCATGTCGGAACCCAACGTTCACAGTGACTTTAGCAGATTAGCGAGATGGCTGACAGGAACATCAGTGGGGTTGGTCCTCGGTGGTGGTGGAGCAAGAGGAGCTGCACATGTTGGAATGCTGAAAGCTATTCTAGAAGCAGGGATTCCTATTGACATGATTGGAGGGGTCAGTATTGGCTCCTTCATGGGGGCTTTGTGGTGCATGGAGAAGAACATCACAACTACGACACAGAAAGCTCGTGAATGGTCCAAG AAAATGACTCAATGGTGGCGTCAAATCATGGACTTAACGTATCCAATGACGTCAATGTTCTCTGGGAAAGACTTCAATAAAACAATTCACGCTACATTTGGTGATACGTACATCGAAGACCTCTGGCTACCTTTTTTCATCATAACTACTGATATCACAGCTTCTTGTATGCGCACGCATACACATG GATTGCTTTGGAAATACGTGCGGTCCAGTATGACAGTTGCTGGTGTCTTTCCTCCAATTTGTGATCCTCATGACGGGCATCTTTTGGTCGACGGATGTTATGTTAATAATGTACCag CTGATGTCATGTTAAGACACGGAGCACATCACATTCTGGCTATCGACGTGGGATCCCAGGATGACACAGATTTAACTAATTATGGAGATTCATTGTCCGGATGGTGGTTACTTTGGAAACGATGGAATCCCTTCGCTGTTCCTGTCAAAGTTCCCAATTTACCTGATATTCAATCGAGACTTGCTTACGTCAGTTGTGTGAGACAGTTGGAGGAGGTGAAGTCTTCGGATTACTGTGAATATATCAGGCCACCCATTGACAAATATAAAACATTGCAATTCGCTAATTTCGATGAAATCAAGGACGTTGGATATCAtcatg ggAAAACCTACTTTGAGGGTCAATCAAAGGCTGGTGTACTCCCTCGTTTTAATGCAGACCGAGAGACAGCACGGGCCCTCAGGGAAAAGCACAAGTCTGGAAATCCAGAAACGTCCTCTTATACCTTCACAGACCTGGCACAAATGGTGTGTAAGGTATCACGAGGTAATCGTTATGGTGATCTTGATGACACAGACTCCGACGAATTTGAAGAATATGAGGCAGACCTCGAGGAAGATGCTCAGGAGGTGGGTTATGCATCAGAGCCAACTGCTGGTATTCTCGATCAG AGTCCTGACGACTCCCGATTGAGACGTCGTGCAGGAGTTTCCCTCAGTCTATCAGATACAGAGGCTGAATCAGAACTGGAGTATAATCCAAAGTTATTTTGA
- the LOC135160940 gene encoding neuropathy target esterase sws isoform X3: MEVVELFNHLSTNVGSYTIAPWFYQLLSGYDIPRNVLIISTVIVVLFITVLLSFLRKWKNKELLVKEVKEFVGVGSGKPRFRKRDKVLFYGRKMLRKVKSISGQVHPTGQGKKRRAVMRFARRLLQLKKETVPQQLKVLEPPAEYLEEDLGPGDRVPPDALYILQSIRVFGHFEKPVFLKLCKHTEIMNLPAGSALFKIGDPDENVFIVQQGLVNVYINGVDGSQVPLKLVKTGESVTSLLSFTDVLTGHTSTYKTVSARAVEDSVVVKLPMSAFQEVFQDHPDAFIRVIQVIMVRLQRVTFTALHQYLGLSAELVNPGAHRKKHSPFSGSPVRSRGKENFSIQVNNDGTSYSTSNEGHDGSEVSAQGSHPLNIGGLKRTKNNLDWKLLTSAQLPVSHTTTPDMVPECDAHWSPLLPSSHSSHPPSHHSSHSGPDVMHTSTSSGFPRKKSTNEPPPPFDEAHLVQIATEAFVKELGLEDDSVLKEKVQIREVPAGTYLMKEESHKDVALVYVVSGTLLVSQKGAEGSTTHEEIHMFSAHQGEIVGGLAVLTGEPSFYTIRAKHPSRIALLSKQTFFSIMRDTPTVVLHVANTVVRRLSPFVRQVDFALDWLFLESGRAVYRQGDESDSTFIVLSGRLRSVITHANGKKELVAEYGKGDLVGIVEMVTQTPRSTTVMAVRDSELAKLPEGLFNVIKLRYPIVVTRLINLLGHRILGTWKQVQSPVTSSQRATVDARPAQVNFSTVAIVPVSEDVPLTAFTYELYHSLCAIGPCLRLTSEVVRKSLGTSIMEPPNEYRLTSWLAQQEDQHRISLYQCDSTYTAWTQRCVRQADCILIVGLGDRPPSLGRTEREVERLAMRTQKELVLLHKEQSGQRPSNTVQWLNMRSWVSSHFHIQCPKRMFTRRSQYRINELYSKVLMSEPNVHSDFSRLARWLTGTSVGLVLGGGGARGAAHVGMLKAILEAGIPIDMIGGVSIGSFMGALWCMEKNITTTTQKAREWSKKMTQWWRQIMDLTYPMTSMFSGKDFNKTIHATFGDTYIEDLWLPFFIITTDITASCMRTHTHADVMLRHGAHHILAIDVGSQDDTDLTNYGDSLSGWWLLWKRWNPFAVPVKVPNLPDIQSRLAYVSCVRQLEEVKSSDYCEYIRPPIDKYKTLQFANFDEIKDVGYHHGKTYFEGQSKAGVLPRFNADRETARALREKHKSGNPETSSYTFTDLAQMVCKVSRGNRYGDLDDTDSDEFEEYEADLEEDAQEVGYASEPTAGILDQSPDDSRLRRRAGVSLSLSDTEAESELEYNPKLF; encoded by the exons ATGGAG gttGTGGAGTTATTTAATCACCTAAGCACAAACGTCGGATCCTACACGATCGCACCATGGTTCTATCAACTGCTGTCCGGCTACGACATACCCAGAAACGTCCTGATAATTTCTACAGTGATAGTAGTTCTCTTCATAACAGTTCTACTCTCATTTCTCCGAAAATGGAAGAACAAAGAGCTCCTTGTGAAGGAAGTGAAGGAGTTTGTCGGGGTAGGAAGTGGAAAGCCAAGGTTCCGTAAAAGGGACAAGGTTCTGTTCTATGGTAGAAAAATGCTTCGCAAGGTGAAGTCAATAAGTGGGCAGGTGCATCCAACGGGTCAGGGTAAGAAGCGACGTGCAGTTATGAGATTTGCTAGGAGATTGCTACAGCTTAAGAAGGAAACAGTACCACAACAGCTCAAGGTACTGGAGCCACCAGCTGAGTACTTGGAGGAAGATCTTGGTCCTGGTGATAGAGTACCTCCAGATGCTCTTTACATTCTCCAAAGTATTCGAGTTTTTGGACACTTTGAGAAGCCTGTATTTCTGAAATTATGCAAACACACTGAGATTATGAATTTACCAGCTGGTTCAGCTTTGTTTAAAATTGGAGATCCCgatgaaaatgttttcattgtaCAGCAAGGATTGGTTAATGTCTACATCAATGGAGTTGATGGCTCTCAGGTGCCACTGAAACTCGTTAAAACTGGAGAATCGGTGACGAGTCTTCTCAGTTTTACTGATGTCCTCACTGGGCACACCAGCACCTACAAAACAGTATCAGCCAGGGCTGTTGAGGATTCGGTGGTTGTTAAATTACCGATGAGTGCATTTCAAGAAGTTTTTCAGGATCATCCCGATGCTTTCATTCGGGTTATTCAGGTCATCATGGTAAGGCTGCAGAGGGTTACGTTTACCGCTCTTCATCAGTACTTGGGACTGTCTGCTGAACTGGTCAACCCAGGCGCGCATCGGAAGAAGCACAGCCCTTTCTCAGGATCACCTGTGAGGTCTAGGGGAAaggagaatttttccattcaagtGAATAATGATGGGACTTCTTATTCGACTTCTAATGAGGGGCATGATGGAAGTGAAGTTAGTGCTCAAGGCTCACATCCTCTCAATATTGGAGGATTGAAAAG AACGAAAAACAACCTGGACTGGAAACTCCTGACGTCGGCCCAACTCCCAGTGAGTCACACAACCACTCCAGACATGGTACCAGAGTGTGACGCTCACTGGTCGCCGTTGCTCCCCTCCAGCCACTCCTCTCATCCCCCAAGTCACCACAGCAGCCACAGTGGCCCCGACGTGATGCACACCAGCACCTCCTCAGGtttcccccgaaaaaaatcgacgaacGAGCCTCCACCCCCATTTGACGAGGCCCACCTTGTTCAAATAGCAACTGAGGCATTCGTCAAAGAGCTTGGACTAGAAGACGACTCAGTCTTGAAAGAAAAGGTTCAAATACGAGAGGTGCCAGCTGGTACTTACCTCATGAAAGAGGAATCCCACAAGGACGTTGCCCTAGTTTACGTGGTCTCAGGCACATTGCTAGTCTCTCAAAAAGGTGCTGAAGGTAGTACAACCCACGAGGAGATCCACATGTTCAGTGCCCATCAGGGAGAGATAGTGGGTGGTCTTGCAGTTCTTACAGGTGAACCCTCGTTCTACACAATCAGAGCTAAACATCCCAGCAGAATAGCTCTCCTGAGCAAGCAGACCTTCTTTTCAATTATGAGAGATACACCAACAGTTGTACTTCACGTTGCCAATACAGTTGTTAGACGGTTGAGTCCCTTCGTTCGTCAAGTTGATTTCGCTCTGGACTGGCTCTTCCTGGAGAGTGGTCGAGCTGTTTATCGTCAAGGGGACGAATCAGATTCCACATTCATTGTTCTCAGTGGACGTCTGAGGTCTGTTATCACTCatgcaaatggaaaaaaagagCTTGTTGCTGAGTATGGCAAGGGGGACTTGGTGGGGATCGTTGAAATGGTGACACAGACCCCTAGATCAACCACTGTAATGGCAGTTCGTGATTCAGAGCTTGCAAAACTCCCGGAAGGACTCTTCAATGTTATTAAATTGCGGTATCCTATTGTTGTGacgagattaattaatttattggggCACAGGATATTAGGAACTTGGAAACAGGTACAGAGCCCTGTCACCAGCAGTCAGAGGGCAACTGTCGATGCTAGACCAGCGCAAGTTAATTTTTCCACCGTTGCTATTGTTCCTGTCTCTGAGGATGTACCTTTGACTGCTTTTACGTATGAATTATATCACTCTCTCTGTGCCATTGGACCTTGTTTGAGACTGACGTCTGAAGTCGTGAGGAAGAGCCTGGGGACCAGCATCATGGAGCCTCCCAATGAGTATAGACTTACGTCTTGGCTAGCACAACAGGAGGACCAGCACAGGATATCCCTTTATCAGTGTGATTCCACGTACACAGCCTGGACTCAGAGATGTGTCAGACAGGCTGATTGCATTCTCATTGTCGGACTTGGGGACAGACCTCCTAGTCTCGGCAGGACCGAGAGGGAGGTGGAGAGATTGGCCATGAGGACTCAGAAGGAACTTGTACTCCTCCACAAAGAGCAGAGTGGACAGAGACCTTCGAATACTGTTCAGTGGCTGAATATGAGGAGTTGGGTTTCTAGTCATTTTCATATTCAGTGTCCGAAGAGGATGTTCACTAGGAGATCGCAGTATAGAATT aatgAACTTTATTCAAAGGTCCTCATGTCGGAACCCAACGTTCACAGTGACTTTAGCAGATTAGCGAGATGGCTGACAGGAACATCAGTGGGGTTGGTCCTCGGTGGTGGTGGAGCAAGAGGAGCTGCACATGTTGGAATGCTGAAAGCTATTCTAGAAGCAGGGATTCCTATTGACATGATTGGAGGGGTCAGTATTGGCTCCTTCATGGGGGCTTTGTGGTGCATGGAGAAGAACATCACAACTACGACACAGAAAGCTCGTGAATGGTCCAAG AAAATGACTCAATGGTGGCGTCAAATCATGGACTTAACGTATCCAATGACGTCAATGTTCTCTGGGAAAGACTTCAATAAAACAATTCACGCTACATTTGGTGATACGTACATCGAAGACCTCTGGCTACCTTTTTTCATCATAACTACTGATATCACAGCTTCTTGTATGCGCACGCATACACATG CTGATGTCATGTTAAGACACGGAGCACATCACATTCTGGCTATCGACGTGGGATCCCAGGATGACACAGATTTAACTAATTATGGAGATTCATTGTCCGGATGGTGGTTACTTTGGAAACGATGGAATCCCTTCGCTGTTCCTGTCAAAGTTCCCAATTTACCTGATATTCAATCGAGACTTGCTTACGTCAGTTGTGTGAGACAGTTGGAGGAGGTGAAGTCTTCGGATTACTGTGAATATATCAGGCCACCCATTGACAAATATAAAACATTGCAATTCGCTAATTTCGATGAAATCAAGGACGTTGGATATCAtcatg ggAAAACCTACTTTGAGGGTCAATCAAAGGCTGGTGTACTCCCTCGTTTTAATGCAGACCGAGAGACAGCACGGGCCCTCAGGGAAAAGCACAAGTCTGGAAATCCAGAAACGTCCTCTTATACCTTCACAGACCTGGCACAAATGGTGTGTAAGGTATCACGAGGTAATCGTTATGGTGATCTTGATGACACAGACTCCGACGAATTTGAAGAATATGAGGCAGACCTCGAGGAAGATGCTCAGGAGGTGGGTTATGCATCAGAGCCAACTGCTGGTATTCTCGATCAG AGTCCTGACGACTCCCGATTGAGACGTCGTGCAGGAGTTTCCCTCAGTCTATCAGATACAGAGGCTGAATCAGAACTGGAGTATAATCCAAAGTTATTTTGA